One stretch of Periplaneta americana isolate PAMFEO1 chromosome 1, P.americana_PAMFEO1_priV1, whole genome shotgun sequence DNA includes these proteins:
- the LOC138702053 gene encoding mantle protein-like — translation MKFLVCLLALTASAVLAAPQFDDDFGSSSGGEGGYGHHAESYSQTSFGSPHKKVKTVVINKEIKVPVEKPYPVTVEKKVPYPVKVPVEVKVEKPYPVEVPKPYPVYVEKKIPYPVEKEVPYPVKVPYKVHVPYKVPVHVEKPYPVHVDVPHPVPHPYVVEKKVPVFIKKHQGHEEGEAESYSSFSS, via the coding sequence GTGTGCCTCCTGGCCCTGACGGCATCCGCCGTGTTGGCAGCTCCCCAGTTCGACGACGACTTCGGATCCTCCTCCGGAGGTGAGGGCGGCTACGGCCATCACGCCGAGAGCTATTCCCAGACCAGCTTCGGCAGCCCCCACAAGAAGGTCAAGACCGTCGTCATCAACAAGGAAATTAAGGTCCCCGTTGAGAAACCCTACCCTGTCACCGTCGAGAAGAAGGTACCCTACCCTGTGAAGGTCCCAGTCGAAGTCAAGGTCGAGAAGCCCTACCCCGTCGAGGTACCCAAGCCCTACCCCGTCTACGTCGAGAAGAAGATCCCCTACCCCGTCGAGAAGGAGGTGCCATACCCCGTGAAGGTACCCTACAAGGTGCACGTGCCCTACAAGGTGCCAGTCCACGTCGAGAAGCCATACCCCGTCCACGTCGATGTGCCCCATCCCGTCCCTCACCCCTACGTTGTTGAGAAGAAGGTCCCCGTCTTCATCAAGAAGCACCAAGGACACGAGGAGGGCGAAGCCGAGAGCTACAGCAGCTTCAGCTCCTAA